The Acidiferrobacteraceae bacterium genome window below encodes:
- the fdx gene encoding ISC system 2Fe-2S type ferredoxin has protein sequence MPKITFMPHPEICPEGMTVEADPGQSICDIALANGIEIEHACEKSCACTTCHVIIREGFDSLGEADDNEEDMLDKAWGLEPESRLSCQARLGDEDLVVEIPKYTINMVSENH, from the coding sequence GTGCCCAAGATCACATTCATGCCACACCCCGAAATTTGTCCCGAAGGGATGACGGTGGAAGCCGACCCCGGACAGAGTATCTGCGATATTGCCCTGGCTAATGGCATTGAGATTGAACACGCGTGCGAGAAGTCCTGCGCCTGTACCACCTGCCACGTCATCATCCGCGAGGGCTTCGATAGTCTGGGCGAGGCGGACGACAATGAAGAGGATATGCTGGACAAGGCCTGGGGGCTGGAGCCGGAATCCCGGCTCAGCTGCCAGGCCCGGCTTGGCGACGAGGATCTCGTGGTCGAGATCCCCAAATACACTATTAATATGGTGTCGGAAAACCACTAG